From a region of the Salvelinus alpinus chromosome 2, SLU_Salpinus.1, whole genome shotgun sequence genome:
- the LOC139568256 gene encoding GTPase IMAP family member 9-like, which produces MFGTQKTSMADDSEYNLLLQEEDITLDSELPADLKIVLVGKSGAGKSATGNTILGTRVFKVEASPVPVTTKSEKQSGEVYGKNIEVVDSPGICDILLKESHVLIKLMNKKGGKERKEIESCIKMSVPGPHVFLLVIRLDKYTEEQRKAVKYIQENFGKGASDFTIVLFTGADQLEGKPVEEFLKECQELQKLVNSCGGRYHVFNNKEQRDRTQVRELLRKIEEMVEKNGGKHYTNEMYAKAQKEIRNRQLLKLGKQAAIGVIGVGCTTTGVGLGLLAIPAVAVPVIGVGAATAIVAAIGGGITHVMNKRLEERGEMEVETRKLSRKRQ; this is translated from the exons ATGTTCGGTACACAAAAAACAAGCATGGCAGATGATTCTGAGTATA ACCTTTTACTCCAGGAGGAAGATATTACATTAGATTCTG AATTACCTGCTGATCTGAAGATAGTTTTGGTTGGGAAGTCTGGAGCAGGGAAAAGTGCAACAGGAAACACCATCTTGGGGACAAGGGTGTTTAAAGTGGAGGCTTCTCCAGTGCCTGTAACTACaaagagtgagaaacagagtggAGAGGTGTATGGGAAGAATATTGAGGTGGTTGACAGTCCAGGAATCTGTGACATATTATTGAAAGAATCCCATGTCCTTATAAAATTGATGAACAAGAaagggggaaaagagagaaaggaaaTAGAGAGCTGCATCAAGATGTCAGTCCCAGGACCCCATGTGTTCCTGCTGGTGATCAGACTGGATAAATACACAGAGGAGCAAAGAAAAGCAGTGAAGTACATCCAGGAGAACTTTGGAAAAGGGGCCTCAGACTTCACTATAGTATTATTCACTGGTGCAGATCAGCTGGAGGGAAAACCAGTAGAGGAGTTTCTGAAAGAGTGTCAGGAGCTTCAGAAACTGGTCAACAGCTGTGGAGGCAGATATCATGTCTTTAACAATAAAGAGCAGAGAGACCGTACCCAGGTCAGAGAGCTGCTGAGGaagatagaggagatggtggagaagaATGGAGGAAAACACTACACCAATGAGATGTATGCGAAGGCTCAGAAAGAAATCAGGAACAGACAGTTGTTAAAGTTGGGTAAACAAGCAgctataggagttataggagttgGCTGCACAACTACAGGAGTAGGACTAGGTCTTCTTGCAATCCCTGCCGTTGCAGTGCCAGTGATAGGGGTAGGAGCAGCAACAGCTATAGTAGCAGCTATAGGAGGAGGAATAACACATGTTATGAATAagagattggaggagagaggggagatggaagtGGAGACGAGAAAACTGAGCAGGAAAAGGCAGTAG